One stretch of Chryseobacterium fluminis DNA includes these proteins:
- the rsmI gene encoding 16S rRNA (cytidine(1402)-2'-O)-methyltransferase, which produces MSGILYFVPTPIGNLDDMTFRAVKILKEADYILCEDTRTSGILLKHFEISKPLKSYHLHNEHQATEKVIADLKSGQNIAIITDAGTPGISDPGYLLAKAGSDHNIEMICLPGATAFVPALVVSGLPNNEFLFAGFLPQKKGRQTKLKQLAEEKKTIVLYESPHKINTTLEQIRMFFGEETKISLSREISKKFEETKRGTISELIEFSKSKTLKGEIVLIVNNAI; this is translated from the coding sequence TTGAGCGGAATTCTTTATTTTGTTCCCACACCGATCGGGAACCTAGATGACATGACTTTCAGGGCGGTAAAAATACTGAAAGAAGCAGATTATATTTTATGTGAAGACACCAGAACTTCCGGAATTCTTTTAAAGCATTTCGAGATTTCCAAGCCTTTAAAATCTTACCATTTACATAATGAACATCAGGCTACAGAAAAAGTGATTGCTGATCTTAAAAGTGGTCAGAATATTGCCATTATTACAGATGCCGGAACTCCCGGAATTTCGGATCCCGGGTATTTATTGGCAAAAGCGGGCTCAGACCATAATATTGAGATGATCTGCCTGCCCGGAGCCACTGCTTTTGTTCCGGCCCTGGTCGTTTCCGGTCTGCCGAACAACGAATTTTTATTTGCCGGTTTTCTTCCGCAGAAAAAGGGACGGCAGACAAAGCTTAAACAGCTTGCAGAAGAGAAAAAGACCATTGTTTTATACGAAAGTCCACATAAAATCAATACGACCTTAGAACAGATCAGAATGTTTTTTGGTGAAGAAACTAAAATAAGCTTAAGCAGAGAAATATCGAAAAAATTTGAAGAAACCAAACGCGGAACAATCAGTGAATTAATCGAGTTCTCTAAAAGCAAAACTTTAAAAGGGGAGATTGTTCTGATTGTCAATAATGCTATCTAA
- a CDS encoding thymidine kinase, with translation MFLENTINHSKQSGWMEVICGSMFSGKTEELIRRLRRAEMAGQNVEIFKPRLDTRYSDEDVVSHNQNKIRSTAVDNPSEILLLASNCDVVGIDEAQFFDESIVEIANQMANTGVRVVVAGLDMDFLGRPFGPMPNLMATAEYVTKVHAICRRTGNLANYSMRTSAGKDLVELGETESYDAVSRKVFVDEVLNKKGI, from the coding sequence ATGTTTTTAGAAAATACAATTAATCATTCCAAACAAAGTGGTTGGATGGAAGTTATTTGTGGCTCAATGTTTTCCGGAAAAACCGAAGAGTTGATCAGAAGGCTGAGAAGAGCAGAAATGGCGGGACAAAATGTAGAGATTTTTAAACCCAGGCTGGATACCCGATATTCTGATGAAGATGTGGTGTCTCACAACCAGAATAAGATCCGGAGTACGGCAGTAGATAACCCCAGCGAAATTTTATTGCTGGCTTCAAATTGTGATGTGGTGGGAATTGATGAAGCACAGTTTTTCGACGAAAGCATTGTGGAAATCGCCAATCAGATGGCCAACACCGGAGTGAGGGTCGTCGTTGCCGGTCTGGACATGGATTTCCTGGGAAGACCTTTCGGGCCAATGCCCAATTTAATGGCTACTGCAGAATATGTAACTAAAGTACATGCGATCTGCAGGAGAACCGGAAATCTGGCCAACTATTCGATGAGAACCTCTGCCGGGAAAGACCTGGTAGAACTCGGAGAAACAGAGTCTTACGATGCAGTAAGCAGAAAAGTTTTTGTGGATGAAGTTTTAAATAAAAAAGGGATTTAA
- a CDS encoding WG repeat-containing protein: protein MKKLFFVLISSICMAQQTDQYTQILLSRKLGKEVRSYANGYGVIVDPETEGSGIVDSSGAVTLAPAGKNEIIHLLKNRFMLRVKEADSKIKTALIDEKGKQLIPLDIQKLDASWSINERIISSKEGKESVYDFNGKEIIPFSDKIKFAGQNRFFVKKEGGWYIYDANGKPVSDRRFDENLYFYKNRAYISSGGRKGEIIDNNGVVLNTIHDNNIDNIGAYPYLITKNKKGKYGIIDADENRIAEEIYDEVFLGTRYIYLIKSEKVSIFSKEAKEVFPTEFGYVKSLFGNLFTTQKTLKNPKMAVIRVNGEVVIPKEYDNIEGIKISGEDFIYLIKENQQRFLDKDLKNVLKPGYQIERIFPNSLILRKENIYYRYTVTDKSYKELKNVTSIKENGVFYYPKTIFPAMICKNNLGFYGMIGENGEEILPFIYDDIITFLSDNEIVVQKGGKYGVTNYQNEPLKEVIFDKYTTDKQGIKLYKDKTTDYLYFTDSVNEKDSQ from the coding sequence TTGAAAAAACTATTTTTTGTACTGATTTCGTCGATTTGTATGGCACAGCAGACCGATCAGTACACTCAGATACTTTTATCCAGAAAGCTTGGAAAAGAAGTTCGGTCTTATGCTAACGGATACGGAGTCATTGTCGATCCCGAAACCGAAGGATCCGGAATTGTTGATTCTTCAGGAGCAGTTACTTTGGCACCGGCAGGAAAGAACGAGATCATTCATCTGCTCAAAAACAGGTTCATGCTAAGGGTTAAAGAAGCGGATTCAAAGATAAAAACGGCTTTAATTGACGAAAAAGGAAAACAGCTGATTCCCCTCGACATTCAAAAACTGGATGCATCCTGGAGTATTAATGAACGGATCATTTCCTCCAAAGAAGGAAAAGAATCTGTCTATGATTTTAATGGAAAAGAAATTATTCCATTTTCTGACAAGATAAAATTTGCAGGACAAAATAGGTTTTTCGTGAAAAAGGAGGGAGGATGGTATATTTATGATGCTAACGGAAAGCCTGTTTCCGACAGAAGATTCGATGAAAACCTGTACTTTTATAAGAACAGAGCCTACATAAGTTCCGGAGGCAGAAAAGGAGAGATTATTGATAATAACGGCGTGGTTCTGAATACAATTCACGACAATAATATTGACAATATCGGGGCGTATCCCTATCTCATCACCAAAAATAAAAAGGGTAAATACGGGATTATTGATGCCGATGAAAACCGCATTGCTGAAGAAATATATGATGAAGTCTTTCTGGGAACAAGATATATTTACCTGATCAAAAGCGAAAAAGTAAGTATCTTTTCTAAGGAGGCTAAAGAAGTTTTCCCTACCGAATTCGGTTATGTAAAATCCTTATTCGGTAATTTGTTTACTACACAGAAGACCCTTAAAAACCCTAAAATGGCAGTCATCCGGGTAAACGGCGAAGTAGTAATACCAAAAGAATACGATAATATTGAAGGAATAAAAATCTCGGGAGAAGATTTTATATATCTGATTAAAGAAAACCAACAGCGTTTTTTAGATAAAGATTTAAAAAATGTTTTGAAACCGGGCTATCAGATCGAAAGAATTTTTCCGAACAGCCTGATTCTCCGGAAAGAGAATATCTACTACAGATATACGGTTACCGATAAAAGTTATAAGGAGTTAAAGAATGTAACTTCTATAAAGGAGAACGGGGTTTTTTACTATCCCAAAACCATATTTCCTGCGATGATCTGCAAAAATAATTTAGGTTTTTACGGAATGATCGGCGAAAATGGGGAAGAAATACTTCCGTTCATCTATGATGATATTATCACTTTTCTTTCTGACAATGAAATTGTAGTACAAAAAGGAGGTAAATACGGGGTTACCAATTACCAGAATGAGCCGCTTAAAGAGGTGATCTTTGATAAGTACACTACTGACAAGCAAGGAATAAAACTCTATAAAGATAAAACTACCGATTATCTTTACTTTACCGATTCCGTTAATGAAAAAGATTCACAATAA